One Solanum lycopersicum chromosome 4, SLM_r2.1 DNA window includes the following coding sequences:
- the LOC101267109 gene encoding probable serine/threonine-protein kinase PBL25 produces MSCLPCFQSKKTNEPPVQDKPVPVARPANDHPSSSPHFENNYKASCENGNNNNNRTDHGSSPVENGDSSNAKTFTFRELASATKNFRQECLIGEGGFGRVFKGTLQGGEVVAVKQLDRTGTQGNKDFQVEVLLLSLLNHQNLVNLIGYCADGDQRMLVYEYRPMGSLADHLIDIKEDQKPLDWQNRMKIASGAAEGLEYLHEKANPPIIYRDLRTTNILLDEDFTPRLSDYGLAKLAGGGNKSHISPRVMGTYGYSAPEYERSGELSFKSDVYSFGVVLLEIITGRRAVDTTRLTEEQNLVAWAQPIFRNPKRFREMADPLLKNKFPERSLNQAVGVAAMCLQEEPSVRPLISDVVAALTTLNVDEPIPESPQSPEKDNTDEYEQKSSDNEALSNKNEDESSEDDQDNVHYNKKIDINKNVFDSDEDDGASSDYGYGSTSGSSENEKEDISLEPGGGIPTKFVKWSSESKRKSKIKSSSRAIRSTSRRKSKVKRSESIISNDDTEKDTFNLKDNNNHRQQKNAKSKTVSFSGFSSQSSDDAESDGENDIGSNQSRHVQFRS; encoded by the exons ATGAGTTGCCTCCCCTGTTTCCAGTCTAAGAAAACAAACGAGCCACCGGTACAGGACAAGCCTGTCCCGGTTGCTCGCCCTGCTAATGATCATCCTTCCTCCTCACCACATTTTG AAAACAACTACAAAGCATCATGTGAGAATggtaataataacaacaatcgCACTGATCACGGTAGCTCTCCTGTTGAAAATGGAGATAGCAGCAACGCGAAAACTTTCACATTCCGTGAGCTAGCAAGCGCAACAAAGAACTTCCGACAAGAATGCCTAATAGGGGAAGGTGGATTCGGAAGAGTCTTTAAGGGAACACTTCAAGGAGGAGAG GTTGTGGCAGTAAAGCAACTAGACAGGACAGGAACACAAGGAAACAAGGACTTTCAAGTTGAAGTCTTATTGCTAAGCCTACTTAACCACCAAAATCTTGTTAATCTCATTGGATACTGTGCTGATGGAGATCAAAGAATGTTAGTCTATGAATACAGACCAATGGGCAGTCTTGCTGATCATCTAATTG ATATTAAGGAGGATCAAAAGCCATTAGATTGGCAAAACAGAATGAAGATAGCCTCTGGTGCAGCAGAAGGACTTGAGTATCTACACGAAAAGGCCAACCCGCCAATCATTTATCGTGATCTCAGAACTACCAATATACTATTAGATGAAGATTTTACTCCTAGGCTCTCGGATTACGGCCTTGCCAAGCTTGCAGGTGGAGGGAATAAGTCACATATATCACCGAGGGTAATGGGAACGTATGGTTACTCTGCTCCAGAGTATGAAAGATCCGGCGAACTCTCTTTCAAGTCAGACGTATATAGTTTTGGAGTTGTTTTACTTGAAATTATTACAGGGCGCCGTGCAGTGGATACTACAAGGCTCACAGAGGAGCAAAACTTAGTTGCTTGG GCACAACCGATTTTCAGGAATCCTAAAAGGTTCAGAGAAATGGCAGATCCACTTCTTAAGAACAAGTTTCCTGAGAGAAGTTTGAATCAGGCAGTTGGAGTTGCAGCCATGTGTCTACAAGAAGAGCCATCAGTCCGTCCCTTAATCAGTGATGTCGTAGCTGCTCTCACTACCCTCAACGTGGATGAACCGATTCCTGAATCTCCACAGTCTCCTGAAAAAGACAATACAGATGAATACGAGCAGAAGAGTTCAGATAACGAAGCCTTATCGAATAAGAATGAGGATGAGAGCAGTGAGGATGATCAAGACAATgttcattacaataaaaaaattgacattaataaaaatgttttcGACAGTGATGAGGATGATGGAGCAAGTTCTGATTACGGATACGGAAGTACATCAGGATCTTCAGAGAATGAGAAAGAAGACATCAGTCTTGAACCTGGAGGAGGGATACCAACAAAATTTGTCAAATGGAGTTCGGAATCAAAACGTAAAAGCAAGATAAAGTCATCCTCTCGAGCCATACGCTCAACTTCAAGACGTAAAAGCAAGGTAAAACGGTCTGAAAGTATTATCTCAAACGACGATACTGAAAAGGACACATTCAATTTAAAAGACAATAACAATCATCGACAACAAAAGAATGCCAAGTCCAAGACTGTAAGTTTTAGTGGTTTTTCGAGTCAGAGCAGTGATGATGCAGAATCAGACGGTGAAAATGATATCGGTTCAAATCAATCAAGACATGTACAATTTAGATCATGA